In Massilia violaceinigra, one DNA window encodes the following:
- the pilM gene encoding type IV pilus biogenesis protein PilM, giving the protein MGFFSRSKKKDGLLAIALHGEGVFAARVKRQAEGMPRVTLASFHPAEKSTGPDMLEKTGKDLHAGSFRCTTILGAGEYQLLSVESPNVPADELRTAVRWRLKDMLDFPADQASIDVLDIPTDKAQGRSQSLFAVAARNSLIETRQNRFVDAGVPLAVIDIPEMAQRNISALVEPEGRGVAMLSFSNEGGLLTVTYNGELYLARRIDVTLEQLLDSDHDRKHVCYDKITLELQRSLDHFDRQYNFINVSKLVLAPTGASGLDEYLSSNLYTKVESLDLATVLDLGSVPELAALAQQQRFFLTLGAALRQEEAAS; this is encoded by the coding sequence ATGGGATTTTTCTCGAGATCAAAGAAGAAGGATGGCTTGCTGGCAATCGCCCTGCATGGCGAGGGCGTGTTTGCCGCCCGCGTCAAGCGCCAGGCCGAGGGCATGCCGCGCGTGACCTTGGCCTCGTTCCATCCCGCCGAAAAGAGCACCGGCCCGGACATGCTGGAAAAGACGGGCAAGGACTTGCACGCGGGCAGTTTCCGCTGCACGACCATTCTCGGCGCCGGCGAATACCAGTTGCTGTCGGTGGAGTCGCCCAACGTGCCGGCCGACGAGCTGCGCACCGCCGTGCGCTGGCGCCTGAAGGACATGCTCGACTTTCCCGCCGACCAGGCCAGCATCGACGTGCTCGACATTCCCACCGATAAAGCCCAGGGCCGCAGCCAGTCGCTGTTCGCCGTGGCCGCGCGCAACAGCCTGATCGAAACGCGCCAGAACCGTTTTGTCGATGCCGGCGTGCCGCTGGCCGTGATCGACATTCCGGAAATGGCGCAACGGAATATCTCGGCCCTGGTCGAACCGGAAGGGCGCGGCGTGGCCATGCTCTCGTTCAGTAACGAAGGCGGCTTGCTGACCGTGACCTATAACGGCGAGCTGTACCTGGCGCGCCGCATCGATGTGACGCTCGAACAATTGCTCGACAGCGATCACGACCGCAAGCACGTGTGCTACGACAAGATCACCCTCGAACTGCAACGCTCGCTCGACCATTTCGACCGTCAATACAACTTCATCAATGTCTCGAAACTGGTGCTGGCGCCGACCGGCGCGAGCGGCCTCGACGAATACCTGTCCAGCAATCTGTACACCAAGGTCGAATCGCTCGACCTGGCCACGGTGCTGGACCTGGGGAGCGTGCCGGAATTGGCTGCGCTTGCCCAGCAGCAGCGCTTCTTCCTGACCCTGGGCGCGGCGTTGCGGCAAGAGGAGGCCGCCTCTTGA
- a CDS encoding tetratricopeptide repeat protein has product MSLINKMLQDLDKRGSPGADGAPADIRPVGRGERSVPLPVVMGALAGVIILTAGGVYGWRYLQQPRTAPVAVAAPAAPIRPVVITPPEQLPMPETAQPQQVATVATTAPPPPATVVSDNAAARPKPAAQPEQAPAPPLREEKLATPAPLRERNVPVREEKPVSPAPRVYTPVASVALAPQAGREAVTGQGAEGAYRRALTSLQDGRVTEAVAQLEAALAIDARHEAARQTLVGILIEQRRTDEAMRLLQAGLALDVRQPAMAMLLARLQIDGGGSGIDTLMASLPAAGGNGEYRAFLAGALQRERRHQEAAEQYQAALRAAPENSVWWMGLGISLEAEKRLPEALAAFQRARAAGNLAPELQGFVERKVAALAR; this is encoded by the coding sequence ATGAGTCTGATCAACAAGATGCTGCAGGATCTCGACAAGCGCGGTTCGCCCGGTGCCGATGGCGCGCCGGCTGATATCCGGCCGGTGGGGCGGGGCGAGCGCAGCGTGCCGCTGCCGGTGGTGATGGGCGCGCTGGCCGGGGTGATCATCCTGACCGCGGGCGGCGTGTACGGCTGGCGCTACCTGCAACAGCCGCGCACCGCGCCGGTGGCGGTGGCGGCGCCCGCGGCGCCGATCCGGCCGGTCGTCATCACGCCGCCGGAACAGCTGCCGATGCCGGAAACGGCGCAGCCGCAGCAGGTGGCGACGGTGGCGACGACCGCGCCGCCGCCGCCGGCCACGGTGGTGTCGGACAATGCGGCCGCGCGGCCCAAGCCGGCCGCGCAGCCGGAGCAGGCGCCGGCGCCCCCGCTACGCGAGGAAAAGCTTGCGACCCCGGCACCGCTGCGCGAGCGGAACGTACCGGTGCGCGAGGAAAAACCCGTGTCCCCGGCGCCGCGCGTCTACACGCCGGTGGCCAGCGTGGCGCTGGCGCCGCAGGCAGGCCGGGAGGCGGTCACCGGGCAGGGCGCCGAGGGCGCCTACCGGCGTGCCTTGACCAGCTTGCAGGACGGCCGCGTGACGGAGGCGGTAGCGCAGCTTGAAGCTGCGCTCGCCATCGATGCGCGGCATGAGGCTGCGCGCCAGACCCTGGTCGGCATCCTGATCGAGCAGCGCCGCACCGATGAAGCGATGCGCCTGTTGCAGGCCGGACTGGCGCTGGACGTCAGACAGCCCGCCATGGCGATGCTGCTGGCGCGCTTGCAGATCGACGGCGGCGGGTCCGGAATCGACACCCTGATGGCGAGCTTACCGGCGGCCGGGGGCAACGGCGAGTATCGCGCCTTCCTGGCCGGTGCGCTGCAGCGTGAGCGGCGCCATCAGGAAGCGGCGGAACAGTATCAGGCCGCGCTGCGCGCCGCGCCGGAAAATAGTGTGTGGTGGATGGGGCTGGGGATTTCACTGGAAGCGGAGAAGCGGCTGCCGGAAGCGCTGGCGGCATTCCAGCGGGCCAGGGCGGCGGGCAATCTGGCGCCCGAGCTGCAGGGCTTCGTCGAGCGCAAGGTGGCGGCGCTGGCGCGCTGA
- the mshL gene encoding pilus (MSHA type) biogenesis protein MshL, whose product MQKQRVEHLVMASVMASAVILAGCNATPKRDTYENITAQMAAAARPVPATARPDDAVAAALLPPVAALAGQLPKSRQALEERFNVSFNNVPAQQFFNSIATGTRYNMLVHPEVSGNISANLKDVTLAEALDAVREMYGYEYRIEGNRVSIKPLTMQTRMFQVNYLVGNRKGKSNLRVTSTSITNAGTSNSGGSSGSSGQGNNSNNSNNDQNGGGTSERSDSSNVSTTSDSDFWVELKASIAAIVGSKEDGRTVVVNPQSGVVVIRAMPEELRNVDLFLKATQLSVGRQVILEAKILEVELNDSFQSGINWASFASFPGSHGNRVSTGFLTPGTTLQPLPFGTGQPPVISDGKTIAASTGFLLSNAAATAGSMFGLAFQTSNFAALISFLESQGTVHVLSSPRIATINNQKAVLKIGTDEFYVTGVSTTTSTGDNNNTVSPSVTLQPFFSGVVLDVTPQIDDKGNILLHVHPSVSQVTTVNKSVSLGSAGNLSLPLAASSTSEIDSMVRGQDGRVVAIGGLMRQSSTADGSQIPGAGNLPVIGGLFRNKANVNQKRELVVLIKPTIVDGPNGWNQDLLDTSRRFDDLDPNAAGRR is encoded by the coding sequence ATGCAAAAACAACGTGTGGAACACCTCGTGATGGCATCGGTGATGGCCAGCGCCGTCATCCTGGCTGGCTGCAACGCCACGCCCAAGCGCGACACGTACGAGAACATCACCGCCCAGATGGCGGCCGCCGCGCGTCCCGTGCCCGCCACGGCGCGGCCCGACGACGCGGTGGCGGCGGCCTTGCTGCCGCCCGTCGCGGCGCTGGCCGGGCAGCTGCCCAAGTCGCGCCAGGCGCTGGAAGAGCGCTTCAATGTCAGCTTCAACAATGTGCCGGCGCAGCAATTCTTCAATTCGATCGCCACCGGCACGCGCTACAACATGCTGGTCCATCCCGAAGTCAGCGGTAACATCAGCGCCAACCTGAAGGACGTGACCCTGGCCGAAGCGCTCGACGCCGTGCGCGAAATGTACGGCTACGAATACCGGATCGAGGGTAACCGCGTCTCGATCAAGCCGCTCACCATGCAGACGCGCATGTTCCAGGTCAACTACCTGGTCGGCAACCGCAAGGGCAAATCCAACCTGCGCGTGACCTCCACCTCGATCACCAATGCCGGCACCAGCAACAGCGGCGGCAGCAGCGGCAGCTCGGGGCAGGGCAACAACAGCAACAATAGCAATAACGACCAGAACGGCGGCGGCACCAGCGAGCGGTCCGACAGCAGCAACGTCAGCACCACCTCGGACAGCGATTTCTGGGTCGAGCTCAAGGCGTCGATCGCCGCGATTGTCGGCTCGAAAGAGGACGGCCGCACGGTGGTGGTCAATCCGCAGTCGGGCGTGGTGGTGATCCGCGCCATGCCGGAGGAACTGCGCAACGTCGACCTGTTCCTGAAAGCGACCCAGCTGTCGGTCGGGCGCCAGGTGATTTTGGAAGCCAAGATCCTCGAAGTGGAACTGAACGACAGCTTCCAGAGCGGCATCAACTGGGCCTCGTTCGCCTCCTTCCCCGGCTCGCACGGCAACCGCGTCTCGACCGGCTTCCTCACGCCCGGCACCACGCTCCAGCCACTGCCGTTCGGTACCGGCCAGCCGCCGGTCATCAGCGATGGCAAGACCATTGCCGCCAGCACCGGCTTCCTGCTCTCGAATGCGGCGGCCACGGCCGGGTCGATGTTCGGACTGGCCTTCCAGACCAGCAATTTCGCCGCACTGATTTCCTTTCTGGAATCGCAAGGCACCGTGCACGTGCTGTCGAGCCCGCGCATTGCCACCATCAACAACCAGAAAGCCGTGCTCAAGATCGGCACCGACGAGTTTTACGTGACCGGCGTGTCGACCACCACCAGCACGGGCGACAACAACAATACCGTCAGCCCGAGCGTGACCCTGCAGCCGTTCTTTTCCGGCGTGGTGCTCGACGTGACCCCGCAGATCGATGACAAGGGCAATATCTTGCTGCACGTGCACCCCTCGGTCAGCCAGGTGACCACGGTCAACAAGTCCGTCAGCCTGGGCAGCGCCGGCAACCTGAGCCTGCCGCTGGCGGCCTCGTCGACGTCGGAAATCGACAGCATGGTGCGCGGGCAGGATGGGCGGGTGGTCGCCATCGGCGGCTTGATGCGCCAATCCTCGACCGCCGATGGCTCGCAGATTCCGGGCGCCGGCAATCTGCCGGTGATCGGCGGGCTGTTCCGCAACAAGGCCAACGTCAACCAGAAGCGTGAGCTGGTGGTGCTGATCAAGCCGACCATCGTCGACGGCCCCAACGGCTGGAACCAGGATTTGCTCGACACCAGCCGCCGCTTCGACGATCTGGACCCGAACGCGGCAGGGCGCCGCTGA
- a CDS encoding ExeA family protein — MYTSHFGLREVPFGITPDTSFFFTSPHSQEALNTLLVAARSGEGFIKITGEVGTGKTLLCRKFMATLGDAFFTAYIPNPYLEPRTLMLALADELEVVLDKNVDQHQLIKAITNRLLALANEGKRVLLCLDEAQAIPIDSLEALRLLTNLETEKRKLLQIVLFGQPELNRNLALRSIRQLAQRITFHYHLGPLTRDDVDYYLAHRLRVAGFTGARLFSRQAVGALYSASGGIPRLVNILAHKALMLCYGQGKQQVSRSHVSEAVRDTISARRRRWPWFAALALSLAAGGGLTWALNT, encoded by the coding sequence ATGTACACCTCGCACTTCGGCCTGCGCGAAGTCCCGTTCGGCATTACGCCGGACACGAGTTTCTTTTTCACCAGCCCGCATTCGCAGGAAGCGCTCAATACCTTGCTGGTGGCCGCCCGCAGTGGCGAAGGCTTCATCAAGATCACCGGCGAAGTCGGCACCGGCAAAACCCTGTTGTGCCGCAAGTTCATGGCGACCCTGGGCGACGCTTTCTTCACCGCCTACATTCCCAACCCGTATCTGGAGCCGCGCACCCTGATGCTGGCCCTGGCCGACGAACTGGAAGTGGTGCTGGACAAGAATGTCGACCAGCATCAGCTGATCAAGGCCATCACGAACAGGTTGCTGGCCTTGGCCAATGAGGGCAAGCGCGTGCTGCTGTGCCTGGACGAAGCGCAGGCGATTCCCATCGACAGCCTGGAAGCGCTGCGCCTGCTGACCAACCTCGAAACCGAAAAACGCAAGCTGCTGCAAATCGTCCTGTTCGGCCAGCCCGAGCTGAACCGCAACCTGGCCCTGCGATCGATTCGCCAGCTGGCCCAGCGCATCACGTTTCACTACCATCTGGGACCGCTGACGCGGGACGATGTGGACTATTACCTGGCGCACCGGTTGCGGGTGGCCGGGTTCACCGGCGCGCGCCTGTTCAGCCGGCAGGCGGTGGGCGCGCTGTACTCGGCCAGCGGCGGCATTCCGCGGCTGGTCAACATCCTCGCGCACAAGGCGCTGATGCTGTGCTACGGTCAGGGCAAGCAGCAAGTGAGCCGCAGCCACGTGAGCGAAGCGGTGCGCGATACGATTTCCGCCAGGCGCCGTCGGTGGCCCTGGTTTGCCGCGCTGGCGCTGAGCCTGGCGGCGGGCGGCGGACTAACCTGGGCCTTGAACACATGA
- a CDS encoding DUF6701 domain-containing protein gives MDGVALSAPANRRFTTATIGYNYFSGAVDVTAQVTAKRNADYAFSNLTITNGTPYCGVEGVVGGFSLVAIYSDPNEAFRVLNLYEGFQYIRTFGTDNIKVSLNLSNFRTPTPLGSATGRIAHVTWEGDSSLSGGSENLKFNGAEMVDGANPTGNQFNSTSNIGGTVDNASYGIDFDSYLLASPKLFAGQTTATMLYESGQDMVLLNAEIVSVPNVDVADLSLAIALTGTPARGNNVNLVHTVTNQGPLPDAGPITVKHTLANGLTYLSSSGTGWSCGASGQVVTCTSAEALEVGEAAPALSITARIGLTAPNSMTSSATASGLQFDNDMGNNSASNTITFSSARYVFTDNPCEVGVAFGTPGKCNLLSVPTLQAGVQSPVYVTFVDSAFKPAVPPSTTPTLQFSFRCVNPTTSAGGVARLKGVALKSCISSTALQSATQWQSIAMAFATGSPSSTLMQFVYGDVGMIELLLSETATALALTSTSGQFVVRPYKFALSTPLSNPAGTVAADDMTADIGRFWKAGAGFTLNVVAQAADSTPTPNFGKETTPQEVELLTTATIDSTNYAIPGDPNSETLPFAEMQTGPGDPVRKVEGSFGTFSAGAATGSNFTFAEVGIVNVNVHMKSSNYLGVEDVASDGVALGRFYPDHFRTTVPIAITCAAPHPLNCQNIGLHYSKQPIETIVTAYNAAGEITRFYQGKFVKAPKLLPYTALGGLTQSPSGTLTPSLIANAAAVFVQGSGTAWPSFDFAAASMAPVDIYLRASDADLVTSGRSGLSVEGATKIVRGRLLIENAFGSELLALPVVMRAQYWTGTSATDGRWADSRTDSISIVATPVPASGVVTFPHSVTAAQLLLSYSQCLKSMAACNAATPFPDPKTTLASSSMVNGLVKFKFAPTNKTGSVNVSVGQPVWLPPVAGKLTFGVYKPTPLIYIREVF, from the coding sequence ATGGATGGCGTGGCGCTGAGCGCGCCGGCCAACCGCCGCTTCACCACCGCGACCATCGGCTACAATTATTTTTCCGGCGCGGTCGACGTGACGGCGCAAGTGACGGCCAAGCGCAATGCCGACTACGCATTTTCCAACCTGACGATCACCAACGGTACCCCGTACTGCGGGGTGGAAGGCGTGGTGGGCGGCTTTTCGCTGGTGGCGATCTACTCGGATCCGAACGAAGCATTTCGCGTCCTCAACCTGTACGAGGGTTTCCAGTACATCCGCACCTTCGGCACCGACAATATCAAGGTGAGCCTGAACCTGAGCAATTTCAGGACGCCGACGCCGCTGGGCAGCGCCACCGGCCGCATCGCCCACGTGACCTGGGAAGGCGACAGCTCGCTCTCCGGCGGCAGCGAGAACCTCAAGTTCAACGGCGCCGAGATGGTCGATGGCGCCAATCCGACCGGCAACCAGTTCAATTCCACCAGCAATATCGGCGGCACGGTCGACAACGCGTCGTACGGGATCGACTTCGATTCCTATCTGCTGGCCAGCCCCAAGCTGTTTGCCGGCCAGACCACCGCCACCATGCTGTACGAATCCGGCCAGGACATGGTCTTGCTGAACGCGGAAATCGTCTCGGTGCCGAACGTCGACGTGGCCGACCTGTCGCTGGCGATCGCCCTGACGGGCACGCCGGCGCGCGGCAACAATGTCAACCTGGTGCATACCGTCACCAACCAGGGCCCCTTGCCGGACGCCGGGCCGATCACGGTGAAGCATACCCTGGCCAATGGCCTGACCTACCTGTCCTCGTCCGGCACCGGCTGGAGCTGCGGCGCCAGCGGCCAGGTGGTGACCTGTACCAGCGCCGAAGCACTGGAGGTGGGCGAGGCGGCACCGGCGCTGTCGATCACGGCCCGGATCGGCCTGACGGCGCCGAACAGCATGACCAGCAGCGCGACCGCCAGCGGCTTGCAGTTCGATAATGACATGGGCAATAACAGCGCCAGCAATACGATCACCTTCAGCAGCGCGCGCTATGTGTTCACCGACAATCCGTGCGAAGTCGGGGTTGCCTTCGGCACGCCCGGCAAATGCAATCTGCTCAGCGTCCCGACCTTGCAGGCGGGCGTGCAGTCGCCCGTGTACGTGACGTTTGTGGATAGCGCCTTCAAACCGGCCGTGCCGCCGTCGACCACGCCGACCCTGCAATTCTCGTTTCGCTGCGTTAATCCCACCACCAGCGCCGGCGGGGTTGCCAGGCTGAAGGGCGTGGCGCTGAAATCGTGCATTTCCAGCACGGCCTTGCAAAGCGCGACCCAGTGGCAATCGATCGCCATGGCGTTCGCGACCGGCTCGCCCAGCAGCACGCTGATGCAGTTTGTGTATGGCGACGTCGGGATGATCGAATTATTACTGTCGGAAACGGCTACCGCCCTGGCCCTGACCAGCACCAGCGGGCAGTTCGTGGTGCGGCCGTATAAATTTGCCCTGAGTACGCCGCTGAGCAATCCCGCCGGTACGGTGGCCGCCGACGATATGACGGCCGACATCGGCCGCTTCTGGAAGGCCGGCGCCGGATTCACGCTCAATGTCGTGGCGCAAGCGGCCGACAGCACCCCGACTCCCAATTTTGGCAAGGAAACGACGCCGCAAGAAGTGGAGCTGCTCACCACGGCGACCATCGATTCCACCAATTACGCCATTCCCGGCGACCCCAATTCGGAAACCTTGCCGTTCGCCGAGATGCAGACCGGCCCGGGCGACCCGGTGCGCAAGGTGGAAGGCAGTTTCGGCACCTTCAGCGCGGGCGCGGCCACGGGCAGCAATTTCACGTTTGCCGAGGTCGGCATCGTCAACGTGAATGTGCACATGAAAAGCAGTAACTATCTCGGTGTCGAGGATGTCGCCAGCGACGGCGTGGCGCTGGGCCGTTTTTATCCGGACCATTTCCGTACCACCGTGCCGATTGCGATCACCTGCGCCGCGCCGCATCCGCTCAATTGCCAGAATATCGGCCTGCATTACTCGAAGCAGCCGATCGAGACCATCGTAACGGCCTACAACGCCGCCGGCGAAATTACCAGGTTTTATCAGGGCAAGTTCGTGAAGGCGCCCAAGCTATTGCCGTACACCGCCCTGGGCGGGCTGACCCAGTCGCCTTCGGGCACGCTCACCCCGAGCCTGATCGCCAACGCCGCCGCCGTCTTCGTGCAGGGCAGCGGCACCGCCTGGCCCAGCTTCGATTTCGCCGCCGCCAGCATGGCGCCGGTCGATATTTACCTGCGCGCCAGCGACGCCGACCTGGTGACCTCGGGCCGTTCCGGCCTGTCGGTGGAGGGCGCCACCAAGATCGTGCGCGGGCGCCTGCTGATCGAAAACGCTTTCGGTTCGGAACTGCTGGCGTTGCCGGTGGTCATGCGCGCCCAGTACTGGACAGGTACCAGCGCCACCGACGGCCGCTGGGCCGACAGCCGTACCGATAGCATCAGCATCGTCGCGACGCCGGTGCCCGCGTCGGGGGTGGTGACGTTCCCGCACAGCGTCACCGCCGCCCAGCTGCTGCTGAGCTATTCGCAGTGCCTGAAAAGCATGGCCGCGTGCAATGCGGCTACGCCATTTCCCGATCCCAAGACCACGCTTGCGAGCTCGTCGATGGTCAACGGCCTGGTGAAGTTCAAGTTCGCCCCGACCAACAAGACCGGCAGCGTGAACGTGAGCGTCGGCCAGCCCGTCTGGCTGCCGCCCGTGGCCGGCAAACTGACCTTCGGCGTGTACAAACCGACCCCGCTGATCTACATCCGCGAGGTTTTCTGA
- a CDS encoding agglutinin biogenesis protein MshP, whose product MKRFPNLERMRGVSLVTAIFLLVVLAGLAVAMVTLATSAQTSSALDLQGTRAYLSARAGAEWGVYQVTRANGACATSTFPMPADSTLARMKVTVICTRTLDTVSKLQRYTVRSTACNTPGTGACPSPTNNIDYVQRVVHVEFSEPGQP is encoded by the coding sequence ATGAAACGCTTCCCGAACCTGGAGCGCATGCGCGGCGTGAGCCTGGTCACCGCCATTTTCCTGCTGGTGGTGCTGGCCGGGCTGGCGGTGGCGATGGTGACCCTGGCCACCAGCGCCCAAACCAGTTCGGCGCTCGACTTGCAGGGCACGCGCGCCTATTTGTCGGCGCGCGCCGGTGCCGAATGGGGCGTGTACCAGGTCACGCGCGCCAATGGCGCCTGCGCCACCAGCACCTTTCCCATGCCGGCCGACAGTACCCTGGCGCGCATGAAGGTCACGGTGATCTGCACGCGCACGCTCGACACGGTCAGCAAGCTGCAGCGCTACACGGTCCGCAGCACCGCCTGCAACACGCCGGGCACGGGCGCTTGCCCGAGTCCGACCAATAACATCGACTATGTGCAGCGCGTGGTGCATGTCGAATTCAGCGAGCCGGGGCAGCCATGA
- the gspM gene encoding type II secretion system protein GspM, translated as MKARLLKLQLKIDAMSVRERAMVFGATVGVIVFIMFAMLIDPLFARQKTLRNQISQQQNNMQGIDAEITAMVQAHAADPDLASKARLAAIRNASATLSNQLRTAHSSLVAPERIAPLLESILKSNGRLRLVGLKSLPVTSFDGSFDAAPAPAGAEPAAPATASPAVASPAIPSRAIYAHGVEVTVRGNYLDMVNYMDALEAMPLQLYWGAAQMEVDTYPEARLSLTLYTLSLDKKWMTL; from the coding sequence ATGAAAGCGCGCCTGCTCAAGCTGCAACTGAAAATCGATGCGATGAGCGTGCGCGAGCGCGCCATGGTGTTCGGCGCCACGGTCGGCGTGATCGTATTCATCATGTTCGCCATGCTGATCGACCCGCTGTTCGCGCGCCAGAAAACCTTGCGCAACCAGATCAGCCAGCAGCAAAACAATATGCAGGGCATCGACGCCGAGATCACCGCCATGGTGCAGGCGCACGCGGCCGACCCGGACCTGGCCAGCAAGGCGCGCCTGGCGGCGATCAGGAACGCCAGCGCCACGCTGTCGAACCAGCTGCGCACGGCGCACAGCAGCCTGGTGGCGCCCGAACGCATCGCGCCGCTGCTCGAATCGATCCTCAAGTCGAATGGCCGCCTGCGCCTGGTGGGCCTGAAAAGCTTGCCGGTGACATCGTTCGACGGTTCCTTCGATGCCGCCCCGGCCCCGGCCGGTGCCGAACCCGCGGCCCCGGCCACGGCGTCCCCGGCTGTGGCGTCCCCTGCCATCCCCAGCCGCGCCATCTACGCGCACGGGGTCGAGGTGACGGTGCGCGGCAATTACCTGGACATGGTCAATTACATGGATGCGCTCGAAGCCATGCCGCTCCAGCTGTACTGGGGCGCGGCCCAGATGGAGGTCGACACCTATCCCGAGGCGCGCCTGAGCCTGACCCTGTACACGCTGAGCCTGGACAAGAAATGGATGACGCTGTGA
- a CDS encoding pilus assembly FimT family protein: protein MSSILRRHGKHLQQGFTLVELITVMVIVGVLAAAAATRYFDRAVYDAAAFTEQARSLIRFGQKVAVAQNRPVFVRLDGNSVALCFVYVADGSCPADQRVMSPSANNTASTNTLARCTNSTSWACEGNPPGVTYATSPATAFFSYDALGRPASVGAAAFATLTMTVKSGASSVALVVEADTGHVH from the coding sequence ATGAGTAGCATCCTCCGGCGCCACGGCAAGCACCTCCAGCAGGGTTTCACGCTGGTCGAGCTGATCACCGTCATGGTGATCGTCGGCGTCCTGGCCGCCGCCGCGGCCACCCGCTATTTCGATCGCGCCGTGTATGACGCGGCCGCCTTCACCGAACAAGCCCGCTCCCTGATCCGTTTTGGCCAGAAAGTGGCGGTCGCCCAGAACCGTCCCGTGTTCGTGCGCCTCGACGGCAACAGCGTGGCCCTGTGCTTCGTGTACGTGGCCGACGGCAGCTGTCCCGCCGACCAGCGCGTGATGTCTCCCTCCGCCAACAATACCGCCAGCACCAATACGCTGGCGCGCTGCACCAATTCGACCAGCTGGGCCTGCGAAGGCAATCCGCCCGGCGTGACCTATGCGACCAGCCCCGCCACCGCTTTCTTTTCCTACGATGCGCTGGGCCGTCCCGCCAGCGTGGGCGCGGCGGCGTTTGCCACGTTGACCATGACCGTCAAGTCCGGCGCCAGCAGCGTCGCCCTGGTGGTGGAAGCCGATACCGGCCATGTGCACTGA
- a CDS encoding type IV pilus modification PilV family protein — protein MCTERTAIRPRTLAYQRGISFVELIIFMVIIGVGLAGILNAMNLTTRVSADPLVRKQALMLAEGLMEEVQLARFTFCDATDEQVDSATSAAIGAAGCATLVENVGNEAGGTRPFDNVNDYVAAYGSATEAFLTSGKLSDAAGMEIPLPGYTARLTVTPTSLLGPAGAGLPPSEALWIRVAVSYNNVETVVLDGYRTRYAPNSPP, from the coding sequence ATGTGCACTGAGCGCACCGCCATCCGCCCGCGCACCCTCGCTTACCAGCGCGGCATCAGTTTTGTCGAGCTGATCATCTTCATGGTGATCATCGGGGTCGGCCTGGCCGGCATCCTCAACGCCATGAACCTGACCACCCGGGTCAGCGCCGACCCGCTGGTGCGCAAGCAGGCGCTGATGCTGGCCGAAGGCTTGATGGAAGAAGTCCAGCTGGCCCGCTTCACCTTTTGCGACGCCACCGACGAGCAGGTCGACTCGGCAACCAGCGCGGCGATCGGCGCGGCCGGCTGCGCCACCCTGGTCGAGAACGTCGGCAACGAAGCCGGCGGCACGCGTCCGTTCGACAACGTCAACGATTACGTGGCGGCCTATGGCAGCGCCACCGAAGCGTTCCTCACCTCTGGCAAGCTGAGCGACGCGGCGGGAATGGAAATCCCCTTGCCGGGCTACACCGCCAGGCTGACCGTGACCCCCACCAGCCTGCTGGGCCCGGCGGGAGCCGGCCTGCCGCCATCGGAAGCCTTGTGGATCCGGGTGGCGGTGTCGTACAACAATGTCGAAACGGTGGTGCTGGACGGCTACCGCACTCGCTACGCACCGAATTCGCCGCCATGA
- a CDS encoding type II secretion system protein, which yields MMPPRSHQAGFTLVEAIVVIVITGILGGIVATFLRLPVQNYVDSAGRAELTDVADTAVRRMVREIRLALPNTVRVTGPSSASGTSIEFVPTKTGGRYLAAEDIESGEHLNFAVASDVNFRVVGPLQGGTQQIVAGDTVVVNNMAIEGDLANVYAAVPTNRAQVTAVDAATKLVTLAANPFAAQNPPMAHPLHRFQVTGQPVTYSCANGMLYRHANYGFKAVQEAVPSAAPAILATNVASCEFNYFLVGNTRSALVRLTLTLHRPNGSDGPIRLIQQVHVDNNP from the coding sequence ATGATGCCGCCACGTTCACATCAAGCGGGCTTTACCCTGGTCGAGGCGATCGTCGTGATCGTCATCACCGGCATTTTGGGCGGCATCGTCGCGACCTTCCTGCGCCTGCCCGTGCAAAATTATGTCGACAGCGCCGGCCGCGCCGAGCTGACCGACGTGGCCGATACGGCCGTGCGGCGCATGGTGCGCGAAATCCGCCTGGCGCTGCCGAACACGGTGCGCGTGACGGGGCCCTCGAGCGCTTCGGGCACCTCGATCGAATTCGTGCCCACCAAGACGGGCGGGCGCTACCTCGCCGCCGAGGATATCGAGTCCGGCGAGCACCTGAACTTCGCCGTCGCCAGCGACGTCAACTTCCGCGTGGTCGGCCCCTTGCAGGGCGGGACCCAGCAGATCGTGGCGGGCGACACGGTGGTGGTCAACAACATGGCGATCGAAGGCGATCTGGCCAATGTCTACGCGGCGGTGCCGACCAACCGCGCCCAGGTGACGGCGGTGGACGCCGCCACCAAGCTGGTCACGCTGGCGGCCAATCCGTTCGCGGCGCAAAACCCGCCCATGGCCCATCCGCTGCACCGCTTCCAGGTCACCGGGCAGCCGGTCACCTACAGCTGCGCCAACGGCATGCTGTACCGCCACGCCAACTACGGCTTCAAGGCGGTGCAGGAAGCGGTGCCGAGCGCCGCGCCGGCGATCCTGGCGACCAATGTGGCATCCTGCGAATTCAATTATTTCTTGGTCGGCAACACGCGCTCGGCGCTGGTGCGCCTGACCCTCACCCTGCACCGGCCCAATGGCAGCGACGGCCCGATCCGCCTGATCCAGCAGGTTCACGTGGATAACAACCCATGA